DNA from Marinagarivorans cellulosilyticus:
ATGGGGCAAATAGTGCTTTAGCGGTACCCGTAAAATTGACGCCGCACACGCAACCTCGCAGTTATAAAGAGTCGGTTGTGATTATTGAAAGGGAGCCGTACTTAACAAAAGAGGCGCTGTTAAGTGAGGCAAAAACGGCAATGAACCACCTTGCCGCTGTGGATGCTGATAATTTGCCCGTTGTGCCAAATGTGTCTGTGCAAGGCTATGTTGCTTTACGTGCTGTAATTCCAGAGTACCCAAAGCGCGCGCAGCGAAAAAATATTGAAGGGCAGGTAATCGTACAGTTTGATGTACTGCCTAGCGGTAAGGCGGATGCTATTCGTATTGCAATGGCAAGCCCTAAACACATTTTTGATGATGCTGTATTGGAGGCTATGGCAAAGTCAATATTCAAACCGGCGACCGATAATGGCCGCCCGATAAAAACCCAGCATGCAACGCAAACATTTACATTTAGATTATCTGAGGGTGCAAAAACAAAAAACTTTAACCCCACGTTTGGTACACCAATACAGACAGCCGAGCAAAGTACTCATGCTGCGCCTTAAGGTAGTGCGTAATTATGCGCTGCTTTGTACCTACGTATTCGGAGAAATTTATGAATCAAGCCATGTTTAATGAAGAGGTGTTTAATGAAGAAGTGTTTAGTGAAAAATTATTCAGTAACAAAGTGTTTAGTGAAAGTGCTTATGCCACGTTATTTTTGTCTTCAATCAGCAAGTGGTTTTTTGCCGCCGTTACGGCTGGTGTCACGACGATTGCTTTGGTAGCGCTTATGCATATTTTGATAGTGGCTCCCAAGTTGGAGGCACCTATTATTGTAGATCGTCCAATGCCGAATATTGTGTTAAAAGAACCGATTATTGAAGATCAAAATATTGCGCCTTTACCCCCCAAGCCTGTTGCCGCAGAGCCGGAGCCAGCATTGCCGCCTTTAGTGGCTCAGCAAATTACAGGTGATGAAGGTGGTTATACCCCAGTTGCTCCGCCTAAGCCTACTGGTGGCGATAAACTAGCCATTTTACCCAGTAGTTTTCCCGTTGCTCGTATGATGGTGGCGCCAGATTACCCAGCGCGAGCGGCGAACAAAGGTATAGAGGGTTTTGTGGATGTTCGCTTTGATGTTACAAAAACAGGTGCTACCAGCAATATAGAAGTAATATCGGCGCAGCCAGAAAAGATATTTAATAAGTCGGCTGTCAATGCCATTAAGCGTTGGAAGTTCACGCCCTATGAGCGCGATGGCGAGGTGGTAGCCTTTTACGGTATGAGCCGCCGTGTGGTCTTTAGCTTAGAAAACTAGTTACGAAAAATAATACTTTCGAATTTTCAGCGGATGCTCCTGATACCCGTTGCACCCTTGGCGTCGTAAGGCGCCTTTTTTATATTTTTTGCCCGTTTATGCGCAGCGAAGAAGTGAGTCGCGCGCTTTCGCACGCAACTCGCGTTTGGCACTGGTACGCAGTGCTTTATGGCTTTTCTCGTGTACGCCACCTTTGCGTAGCAAAGGGTTTTGCGACACGGTATTGCGGTATTTTTTCAGTACTTTAACCGTCGTAGGTTTTACCTTTTTAGTACTCTTTTTTCGTTTGCTCATGGTTACCCCTTAATGCAAATTACTTGTTTAAGTGTATGAACAATGTCTACCAAGTCGCTTTGGTTATTCATGACATCGTCAATGTTTTTATAAGCCGCTGGAATTTCGTCGATCACACGGCTGTCTTTTCGGCACTCTACGCCGCGTGTTTGTGTCGCTAAATCCTCGCGGGTAAAGCGCTGCCGTGCAGCGCTTCGGCTCATTACGCGGCCTGCCCCGTGGGAGCAGGAGCAAAAAGAATCAGCGTTGCCTAAGCCGCGCACAATAAATGATTTATCGCCCATGCTACCGGGAATAATCCCTAGCTGCCCTCGCTTAGCATTAATAGCGCCTTTGCGAGTAATGTAGAGTGTTTCGCCAAAGTGTTGCTCTTGTTCAACATAATTATGATGGCAGTTAATCGCCTCATGCGTAATGGTGAACTTAGGCAAAAAAGGTTCTATTGCGCGCAGTGTAAGCTTCATCATTTCTTGTCGGTTAATGCGCGCATATTCTTGCGCCCAATTAACGGCAGCCATATAGTCGTGAAAATCGGTTTGCGCCTCATCAAACCATGCGAGGTTTTTATCGATAAGTTTACGCGCTCGATTTTCAATTTGCTTTCGGGCGCGCTCGATAAAATAACTACCAATGGCGTTACCCATGCCGCGGCTGCCAGAATGTAGCATTAACCAAACGTAACCGGCCTCATCAATACACACCTCAATAAAATGGTTGCCACTGCCGAGTGTTGCCATTTGCGTAACCCATAGCGTATCGGCTTTTTTAAGGCGTTTTTTGATGTCTGGATGCGCTTTGGTTATTTTCTCTAGCGATGCGGCGAGTGGATTACAGGCTGCATCGCGTGCACTAATGCGTTTATGTGCTGATAAGCCTACAGGTATTGCACGCTCAATAGCGCTGCGCATAAGGGCTAGGTTATCTGGCAATTGCGTGCTACGTAGCGATAGCTGAATAGCATTCATACCGCAACCAATATCCACGCCAACGGCAGCCGGAATAATTGCGTTGCGTGTTGGAATAACCGAACCCACCGTTGCGCCTACACCCAGATGCACATCGGGCATAGCGGCTACATGAGGGCCCACAATGGGTAATGTCGCGGTATTTTTTAGTTGTGTAATTGCTTTAGGGTCAATAGCGTGGGTATATACCTTAATGGGTACATCGCCTTTGCTATTGGCTTTATTAAATTCTATGAAAACAGGCATTATTTATCCTTCGCGATTATGCGAATAATAGTCAATAGTGCTTTCAGGCTGGTGGGTTTTGTAAACCCTAGATACAAAAATCCCCAGCATTGCCGGGGATTTTGGTCGTATAAGAATACGGTAAGGTCCGGCCTGAAAGCGTGGTGTCTTTCAGGCCTAAGCACAAAAAGACTATGGTTTAGTTCTCGATAAAGTCATGTGTGTGCTCCTCTAGTAAGGTGTGGTTTGGGTAAAACGAATGCCGCGCACTTTAACGGCTAAAATAAAAATGTCAACAAATATCAAATTATTTTTGAAGGTTTGGTTTGTATGTTGTGGCTCCATTAACGCTTTTACAGCGAAACGGTGGTGTATGCCACTGCTACTTATTTTTTATTTGCGTGTAATCTTTGGTTTTTTGCGTTTGGGGTAACATGCTTTGCACAGTGGGCAAACGGTGCCATCACAGCCCCTTGCTGTACAAAATTCACGGCCATAAAAAATAAATTGTAAATGCAGTTTGTTCCAAAATTCGGCGGGGTATAGGCGTTTGAGGTCTTTTTCGGTTTGTTCTACATTTTTGCCTGTTGTTAAGCCCCAGCGCTGTGCGAGGCGATGGATGTGAGTATCCACAGGAAATGCCGGCACACCAAACGCTTGCGCCATAACAACGCTAGCGGTTTTGTGGCCTACGCCGGGCAGTGCCTCTAATGCTTCAAAGCTTTGCGGTACTTCGCCGTTATATTTTGCGACCAATATTTTTGAAAGTTCACTTATCGCTTTAGATTTTCGAGGCGATAGACCGCATGGGCGAATAACCGCTTGAATATCGGCTACTGGAACATGTTGCATATCGAACGGGTTATCGGCTAATTGCCATAACAGTGGGGTGATTAAGTTGACGCGAGCATCAGTGCACTGTGCTGACAATAATACAGCAACTAAAAGCGTGTAAGGGCCTTTATGGTCTAGCGGGATAGGCGTTTCTGGGTAGTGTGCATTGAGCGTATTGAACACTAAGTCAACACGCTCGGCTTTGGTAAGGTTTTTTATTGGATCGTGTAATGCTTGTTCGCTCATGAAAACGCCATTAGCTAGAGGGCATCTCTAAAAATGCACTTTTTCCGCGATAGCTGCTTACAGGTTTTTGCTCCTCGACATTCGGCTCCTGCAATGTCTAATAAGGTGTTTCCTGCACCGATGCTAAACCTGTATTCAGCCCATCCATGGACATTAGCTCCGTTCTCGAGTCCTCATTTACACCAAGTAAACTGCGGCTCTCCGAGCGGTTCTTCCTTGCTCTCACAAAAAAATTACTATTTTTAGCGGTGCCCTAGAGTGGTGTGTAGCGCGAAAGCTTACCGCAGAGGCCTTGCGCGCATTAGGATTTAAAGGTTAGCCAAGCG
Protein-coding regions in this window:
- a CDS encoding RtcB family protein gives rise to the protein MPVFIEFNKANSKGDVPIKVYTHAIDPKAITQLKNTATLPIVGPHVAAMPDVHLGVGATVGSVIPTRNAIIPAAVGVDIGCGMNAIQLSLRSTQLPDNLALMRSAIERAIPVGLSAHKRISARDAACNPLAASLEKITKAHPDIKKRLKKADTLWVTQMATLGSGNHFIEVCIDEAGYVWLMLHSGSRGMGNAIGSYFIERARKQIENRARKLIDKNLAWFDEAQTDFHDYMAAVNWAQEYARINRQEMMKLTLRAIEPFLPKFTITHEAINCHHNYVEQEQHFGETLYITRKGAINAKRGQLGIIPGSMGDKSFIVRGLGNADSFCSCSHGAGRVMSRSAARQRFTREDLATQTRGVECRKDSRVIDEIPAAYKNIDDVMNNQSDLVDIVHTLKQVICIKG
- the nth gene encoding endonuclease III, whose translation is MSEQALHDPIKNLTKAERVDLVFNTLNAHYPETPIPLDHKGPYTLLVAVLLSAQCTDARVNLITPLLWQLADNPFDMQHVPVADIQAVIRPCGLSPRKSKAISELSKILVAKYNGEVPQSFEALEALPGVGHKTASVVMAQAFGVPAFPVDTHIHRLAQRWGLTTGKNVEQTEKDLKRLYPAEFWNKLHLQFIFYGREFCTARGCDGTVCPLCKACYPKRKKPKITRK
- a CDS encoding energy transducer TonB, which encodes MNQAMFNEEVFNEEVFSEKLFSNKVFSESAYATLFLSSISKWFFAAVTAGVTTIALVALMHILIVAPKLEAPIIVDRPMPNIVLKEPIIEDQNIAPLPPKPVAAEPEPALPPLVAQQITGDEGGYTPVAPPKPTGGDKLAILPSSFPVARMMVAPDYPARAANKGIEGFVDVRFDVTKTGATSNIEVISAQPEKIFNKSAVNAIKRWKFTPYERDGEVVAFYGMSRRVVFSLEN